In Rhineura floridana isolate rRhiFlo1 chromosome 1, rRhiFlo1.hap2, whole genome shotgun sequence, the following proteins share a genomic window:
- the SELENOP gene encoding selenoprotein P translates to MWAGLGLTLVLCLLPRGGTESQEPSTRCKEPPEWRIGEQNPMLDSRGLVTVVALLQASUYLCLLQASRLEDLRLKLESYGLVNVSFMVINHQEHNSQRKYHLLREKVSEYIPVYQQDTKQPDVWTTLKGKKDDFLIYDRCGRLVYHLSLPYSFLQFPYVEEAIQIAYCESKCGNCSYLTPETEEICRNISKKPDENPAEAAPLSSQHDQLPPHRHHGHHREENHRHRSPQNNRRHNNRVVVHNRDGQAGSQDIVEAAPQQTVVVVPPQRKRL, encoded by the exons ATGTGGGCTGGGCTGGGGCTTACCCTGGTTCTCTGTCTCCTCCCACGAGGAGGCACGGAGAGCCAGGAGCCAAGCACCCGTTGTAAAGAACCTCCAGAATGGCGAATCGGAGAACAAAACCCTATGCTGGATTCCAGAGGTCTCGTGACAGTGGTGGCTCTTCTCCAAGCTAGCTGATACTTGTGCCTGTTGCAGGCTTCTCG ACTGGAAGACCTGCGACTGAAGCTGGAAAGTTATGGCTTGGTCAATGTCTCTTTTATGGTGATCAATCACCAAGAACACAATTCCCAGCGGAAATATCACCTTCTAAGAGAGAAGGTTTCAGAGTACATTCCTGTATACCAGCAGGATACGAAACAGCCCGATGTTTGGACTACTCTAAAGGGAAAGAAGGATGACTTCCTAATCTACGACAG GTGTGGCCGTCTCGTGTATCACCTTAGTTTGCCTTACTCTTTTCTGCAATTTCCATATGTGGAAGAAGCCATTCAGATCGCATACTGTGAATCAAAGTGTGGAAACTGCTCTTATCTG ACACCAGAGACTGAAGAAATATGTAGAAACATTTCAAAGAAGCCGGATGAAAACCCAGCAGAAGCAGCACCTCTTTCCTCTCAGCATGACCAGTTGCCTCCCCATCGCCATCATGGCCATCATAGGGAAGAGAACCATAGACATCGGTCTCCACAGAACAATCGGCGACATAACAACAGAGTTGTGGTGCACAACAGAGATGGACAGGCAGGTAGTCAGGATATTGTAGAAGCTGCCCCACAGCAAACAGTTGTGGTGGTTCCCCCACAAAGGAAGAGGCTTTGA